The Thermoflavifilum sp. genome contains a region encoding:
- a CDS encoding tRNA-(ms[2]io[6]A)-hydroxylase: MLGLQLPTDPRWANLAAVSLEEILTDHAYCEQKAATQCISLIQRYPHYPELVDQLAPIVTEEWGHFRMVLAEMRKRQIPLGRQRADAYVNALMQRQQKGGDEQGRLLDQLLTCALIEARSCERFRILSEGLEDPYWQRFYRRFMESEAGHYTLFIQLAKRYIPEMRVNQRWQQWLDWEAEIIASLPLRGDRMH, translated from the coding sequence ATGCTGGGACTGCAACTTCCAACCGATCCGCGCTGGGCCAATCTGGCCGCTGTTTCACTGGAAGAAATCCTTACCGACCATGCGTATTGTGAACAAAAAGCGGCCACGCAGTGCATTTCCCTGATTCAGCGATATCCACATTACCCTGAACTGGTGGATCAGCTTGCTCCCATCGTGACGGAAGAATGGGGACATTTTCGCATGGTGCTGGCCGAAATGCGCAAGCGACAGATTCCCCTGGGACGGCAGCGTGCCGACGCCTACGTGAACGCCTTGATGCAAAGACAACAGAAAGGGGGAGACGAACAGGGGCGGCTCCTCGATCAACTGCTTACCTGTGCGCTAATCGAAGCCCGGAGCTGCGAACGCTTCCGCATCCTGAGCGAAGGCCTCGAAGATCCCTACTGGCAAAGGTTCTACCGGCGATTCATGGAGTCGGAAGCCGGACATTATACGCTGTTCATCCAGCTGGCCAAACGCTATATCCCCGAAATGCGCGTGAACCAGCGCTGGCAACAATGGCTCGACTGGGAAGCCGAAATCATCGCCTCCCTACCCCTGCGCGGCGATCGCATGCATTGA
- a CDS encoding CusA/CzcA family heavy metal efflux RND transporter, translating to MLSAIIRFSIRNKLIIGLLLIAWIGWGVANLLHLPIDAVPDITNNQVMVITVSPNLSAPDVERFITVPIEQATRNIPGITEQRSFSRSGLSLVTIVFNDQTDIYWARQQVSERLSQVRSQIPAGMGSPELGPITTGLGEIYQYVIRPLPGYEGKYSLTDLRDIQDWIVRRQLLGTPGVADVSSFGGYLKQYEVAVNMERLKTYGLSINDIFQSLTRNNQNAGGAYIERGPNVLFIRTEGLTRNLSDIRQILIKRVNGIPVHIGDVADVHIGHAIRYGAMVYTNRENQQEVAGAVLMMIKGGNSNQVIQAVKKKIAEIQKTLPEGVVIEPFLDRTKMVNNAIHTVEKNLSEGALIVVFVLVLFLANIRAGLIVASVIPLSMLFAVSMMNLFGVSGNLMSLGALDFGLLVDGGVIIVEAVMHKLRHAESFPGKTVLDQLEMDRVVTESAEKMMNAAAFGQFIILIVYLPILSLQGIEGKMFRPMAETVAFAVLGAFLLSVTYVPMISSLLLQKKISGRIHYADRALHVLQKHYRRALVWTLKHWKPVLASAIALFAVSLWILSQLGGEFIPQLEEGDFAVDTRLLTGASLTNTIQTTSKAARLLVDSFPEVEKVVVKIGSGEIPTDPMPVEASDMMVILKDKSEWTSAHSFPELADKMSRVLQAIPGIATGFQFPVQMRFNELMTGARQDVVCKIFGDDLDTLARYAGLLGNVVQTLSGARDLYVETVTGIPQIVIRYRREALAQYGLSIQDVNEVVQAAYAGAVAGSVYEEDRRYDLVVRLSASERNRLSTLENLPVALPDGQQVPLKLLADIQIVDGPYQIQREDGHRRIVVGFNVRGRDVESIVNELQDKVTRQIHLPAGYYITYGGEYENLRQATRRLSIAVPVALLLILLLLYFAFHQIKYGLMIFSAIPLSAIGGILSLWLRGMPFSISAGVGFIALFGVAVLNGIVLVSEMNRVQQAHAWPITRVILYASTIRLRPVLMTASVASLGFLPMALSQSAGAEVQRPLATVVIGGLISATFLTLFILPCLYMLVESAADHARKNRTGPPGLKRLPLWIILCLLPVMGKSQSNPSLPLSWAETKSRMMTSDPRWQQAQLETAWAEAMRHTAWELPKTSLQVEYGQINSPAYDTRFIFQQDFSLPGYYARLKKWADLQSQAAQMQARWKQAAVLNALHALYIELQYQQSRLQWLHKLDSLYEKADTIAQVRLEKGESDLLERNAILQEVSRIRMEYAAAQHDRQAVQQQLAHWLNTDSLVEAIDPFEAASWVVDTSSIDQLPYVQYQAFQTEMARQNVRIARTSLWPDLSIGYSNQSIVGWYTDKNRTDSYLQPSQRFSAWNIGLHIPLFLKPYQYRVQAADIQARIQAKAYAWTRQYVRMQLDQLVNNYLKLQSQISQYEHTQLPLSRQSLLTASQRYAAGDINYTEWLMTMRQAADVQLQYLQWIHDELLTVNEIHLWFTDLNF from the coding sequence ATGCTATCGGCTATTATTCGTTTTTCAATTCGAAATAAACTCATCATTGGTTTGTTATTGATCGCCTGGATAGGCTGGGGAGTGGCCAATCTGCTGCACCTGCCCATCGATGCGGTTCCCGATATCACCAATAATCAGGTGATGGTGATCACGGTATCGCCCAATTTAAGCGCCCCCGATGTGGAACGTTTTATCACCGTACCCATCGAACAAGCCACCCGCAATATTCCAGGAATCACCGAGCAACGCAGTTTTTCGCGTTCCGGCCTGAGTCTGGTGACTATTGTTTTTAACGACCAGACCGATATATACTGGGCCCGGCAGCAGGTGTCGGAACGGCTGTCGCAGGTGCGGAGTCAGATTCCCGCCGGCATGGGATCGCCCGAGCTGGGGCCCATCACCACCGGACTGGGAGAGATTTATCAATATGTGATACGCCCCCTGCCGGGATATGAAGGCAAATATAGCCTGACCGACCTGCGCGATATACAGGACTGGATCGTGCGGCGTCAATTGCTGGGCACACCCGGAGTGGCCGACGTGAGCAGCTTCGGGGGTTATTTAAAACAATATGAGGTGGCGGTTAACATGGAACGGCTGAAAACCTATGGCCTTTCCATCAACGACATCTTCCAGTCGCTCACCCGCAACAATCAAAATGCCGGCGGTGCCTATATCGAACGCGGCCCGAACGTGCTGTTCATCCGCACGGAAGGCCTCACCCGAAACCTCTCCGATATCCGGCAAATCCTCATCAAACGCGTGAACGGCATACCCGTGCACATCGGCGATGTGGCCGACGTACATATCGGCCATGCCATCCGCTACGGCGCCATGGTGTATACCAACCGAGAAAACCAGCAGGAGGTGGCCGGTGCCGTGTTGATGATGATCAAAGGAGGAAACAGCAATCAGGTGATCCAGGCCGTGAAGAAGAAGATTGCAGAAATCCAGAAAACCCTGCCGGAAGGTGTGGTGATCGAGCCTTTCCTGGATCGTACCAAGATGGTCAACAACGCCATCCATACCGTAGAAAAAAACCTCAGCGAAGGAGCCCTGATCGTGGTTTTTGTCCTGGTATTGTTCCTGGCCAATATACGCGCCGGACTGATTGTGGCTTCGGTGATTCCGCTGAGCATGCTGTTTGCCGTGAGCATGATGAACCTGTTTGGCGTGAGCGGCAACCTGATGAGTCTGGGTGCGCTGGATTTCGGTCTGCTGGTCGATGGGGGCGTGATCATCGTGGAAGCCGTCATGCATAAACTCCGCCATGCGGAAAGCTTTCCGGGTAAGACCGTGCTCGACCAGTTAGAAATGGACCGCGTGGTAACGGAATCGGCTGAAAAAATGATGAATGCCGCCGCGTTCGGACAATTCATCATCCTGATCGTGTATTTGCCTATCCTGAGCCTGCAGGGTATCGAAGGGAAAATGTTTCGCCCCATGGCCGAGACCGTGGCTTTTGCCGTGCTCGGAGCCTTCCTCCTGTCGGTGACCTACGTACCCATGATCTCTTCCTTGCTGCTGCAGAAAAAAATTTCTGGGCGCATCCATTATGCCGACAGGGCCCTGCACGTCCTGCAGAAACATTATCGCAGGGCACTGGTATGGACGCTCAAACACTGGAAACCGGTACTCGCCTCGGCAATCGCATTATTTGCCGTGAGCCTGTGGATCCTGTCGCAACTGGGAGGTGAGTTTATCCCTCAACTGGAAGAAGGCGATTTTGCGGTGGATACGCGCCTGCTTACCGGAGCTTCATTGACCAATACCATCCAGACCACCTCGAAGGCGGCCAGGCTCTTAGTGGATAGCTTTCCGGAAGTGGAAAAGGTGGTGGTGAAAATCGGTTCCGGTGAAATTCCCACCGACCCTATGCCCGTAGAGGCTTCCGATATGATGGTGATCCTGAAAGACAAGTCGGAATGGACCAGCGCTCATAGCTTTCCGGAGCTGGCCGATAAAATGAGCCGGGTACTGCAGGCCATCCCGGGCATCGCCACCGGTTTTCAGTTTCCCGTGCAGATGCGTTTCAATGAGCTGATGACGGGCGCTCGCCAGGATGTGGTGTGCAAGATCTTCGGGGATGATCTGGATACGCTGGCCCGCTATGCCGGCCTGCTGGGCAATGTCGTGCAAACCCTTTCCGGTGCCCGCGATTTATATGTGGAGACCGTCACCGGTATTCCCCAGATCGTCATTCGCTATCGGCGGGAGGCCTTAGCGCAGTATGGCCTGAGCATTCAGGATGTCAATGAGGTGGTGCAGGCCGCCTATGCAGGAGCTGTAGCCGGATCGGTATATGAGGAAGATCGACGCTACGATCTGGTGGTGCGCCTTTCGGCTTCCGAACGAAACCGGCTTTCAACCCTCGAAAACCTGCCCGTTGCCCTACCCGATGGGCAACAGGTGCCCTTAAAGTTGCTGGCCGACATCCAGATCGTGGATGGACCCTACCAGATTCAACGAGAAGATGGGCATCGCCGCATCGTGGTGGGATTCAACGTACGCGGACGCGACGTGGAAAGCATCGTCAACGAGCTGCAGGACAAAGTAACCCGACAGATCCACCTGCCGGCCGGCTATTATATCACCTATGGCGGCGAATATGAAAACCTCCGGCAGGCTACACGACGACTATCCATTGCCGTGCCGGTGGCTTTGCTGCTCATCTTGCTGTTGCTCTATTTTGCTTTTCATCAAATCAAATATGGACTCATGATTTTCTCGGCTATTCCGCTTTCCGCCATCGGCGGCATCCTCTCGCTGTGGTTGCGGGGCATGCCCTTCAGCATATCGGCCGGAGTAGGCTTCATCGCCCTGTTCGGCGTGGCCGTGCTCAACGGCATCGTACTGGTGAGTGAAATGAATCGCGTCCAGCAAGCTCATGCCTGGCCCATCACCAGGGTTATCCTGTATGCCTCCACCATACGGCTCCGACCGGTATTGATGACGGCTTCCGTGGCTTCCCTGGGCTTCTTGCCCATGGCACTCAGCCAGTCGGCCGGCGCCGAGGTGCAACGTCCACTGGCCACGGTGGTGATCGGCGGATTGATCAGCGCTACTTTCCTTACCCTGTTCATCCTGCCCTGTTTGTATATGCTGGTGGAATCGGCTGCAGATCATGCGAGGAAAAATCGTACCGGCCCGCCGGGATTGAAACGGCTTCCTCTCTGGATCATCCTTTGCCTGCTGCCGGTCATGGGCAAGAGCCAATCAAACCCTTCTCTGCCTCTTTCCTGGGCGGAAACGAAATCCCGTATGATGACGTCCGATCCCCGCTGGCAGCAGGCCCAGCTGGAAACCGCCTGGGCGGAAGCCATGCGCCACACGGCATGGGAATTACCCAAAACCTCTCTGCAGGTTGAATACGGGCAGATCAACAGCCCGGCCTACGATACCCGTTTCATCTTCCAGCAGGATTTCTCCCTGCCGGGATATTATGCCCGCCTGAAAAAATGGGCCGACCTGCAGAGCCAGGCCGCTCAGATGCAAGCCCGATGGAAGCAGGCAGCGGTATTGAACGCCCTGCATGCCCTCTATATTGAATTGCAATACCAGCAATCCAGATTGCAATGGCTGCATAAGCTCGACAGCCTGTATGAAAAAGCCGACACCATAGCGCAGGTCCGGCTGGAGAAAGGAGAAAGCGATCTGCTGGAACGCAATGCCATCCTGCAGGAAGTCAGCCGTATCCGCATGGAATATGCCGCCGCTCAGCACGATCGACAGGCCGTACAGCAGCAGCTTGCACACTGGTTGAATACCGATTCGCTTGTGGAAGCTATCGACCCGTTTGAAGCGGCGTCGTGGGTAGTGGATACCTCATCCATCGATCAATTGCCCTATGTGCAATATCAGGCCTTTCAAACGGAAATGGCCAGACAAAACGTACGGATTGCACGTACCAGTCTCTGGCCCGACCTGAGCATCGGCTACAGCAACCAGTCGATCGTGGGCTGGTATACCGATAAAAACCGCACGGATAGCTACCTGCAGCCTTCTCAGCGCTTTTCGGCCTGGAACATCGGCCTGCATATCCCCCTGTTCCTGAAACCCTATCAATACCGGGTGCAGGCGGCCGACATCCAGGCGCGCATCCAGGCTAAAGCTTATGCCTGGACCCGCCAGTACGTGCGGATGCAGCTGGATCAACTGGTCAATAATTACCTGAAACTTCAATCTCAAATCAGTCAGTATGAGCACACCCAGCTGCCGCTGTCCCGGCAAAGCCTGCTCACGGCCAGCCAGCGATATGCAGCAGGCGATATCAACTACACCGAATGGCTGATGACCATGCGTCAGGCAGCCGATGTGCAGCTGCAATACCTGCAATGGATTCACGACGAACTGCTCACCGTGAATGAAATACATTTATGGTTCACCGATTTAAACTTTTAA
- a CDS encoding efflux RND transporter periplasmic adaptor subunit: MHTLRLLSFLLAASTLLAACSHEATTDQASSANNSTASADSIVVLSDVEIKNAGIDFIQPVVKEISDEITLNGEVDVPPQNLISISCPLGGFLKYTHLLPGDHVKKGEVIATLEDPQFIQMQQDYLTARARLQFLKQELERQQALSETQATSLKNYQQTLRDYETEKIQMEALASKLRLIHIHPEQLSDSTIQSTIRLYSPIDGYIARVNVNIGKYVMPTDVLFDIVDPRDLHAAMTVFQEDINRFRIGTHGEVYTTSQPGRQYPVEVVLITRNVDSNRTGILHCHFLKSPDRLLPGMYLTGTFTLAEQRQVTVPEDAVVHYQGKDYVFIQDTSTPAGKTGYRLVLTPVQTGKTENGWVALPNVDSTKWKNYRVAAHNAFAILGKMKNKIED, from the coding sequence ATGCATACATTACGTTTGCTCTCGTTCCTGTTGGCTGCGTCCACGCTGCTTGCTGCGTGTTCACACGAAGCCACAACCGATCAAGCATCTTCTGCCAACAACTCCACCGCATCGGCCGACAGCATCGTTGTGTTGTCGGACGTGGAAATAAAAAACGCCGGTATTGATTTCATACAGCCGGTAGTGAAAGAGATATCGGATGAAATCACCCTGAACGGCGAGGTGGATGTGCCGCCTCAGAACCTGATTTCCATTTCCTGTCCCTTAGGCGGATTTTTAAAATATACCCATCTGTTGCCTGGCGATCATGTAAAAAAAGGAGAAGTCATTGCCACACTCGAAGATCCGCAGTTCATCCAGATGCAACAGGATTATCTTACGGCCAGGGCACGTTTGCAATTTCTCAAACAGGAACTGGAACGACAACAGGCATTGAGCGAAACGCAGGCTACAAGCCTGAAAAACTATCAGCAAACCCTTCGTGATTATGAAACGGAAAAAATCCAGATGGAAGCCCTGGCCAGCAAGCTGCGCCTTATTCATATCCATCCCGAACAGCTTAGCGATTCCACCATCCAATCGACCATCCGGCTCTATTCCCCTATCGACGGCTACATCGCCCGGGTGAATGTCAATATCGGCAAGTATGTCATGCCCACCGACGTGCTGTTTGACATCGTCGATCCGCGCGACCTGCATGCGGCAATGACTGTTTTTCAGGAAGATATCAACCGATTCCGGATAGGCACCCACGGCGAAGTATATACTACCAGCCAGCCCGGCCGGCAATATCCCGTGGAAGTCGTGTTGATTACCAGAAATGTGGATAGCAACCGAACGGGCATCTTGCATTGCCATTTTCTCAAATCACCCGACCGGCTGCTGCCCGGCATGTATCTTACAGGCACCTTCACCCTTGCCGAGCAACGACAGGTTACCGTGCCCGAAGATGCCGTGGTGCATTATCAGGGCAAAGATTATGTGTTCATTCAGGATACATCTACCCCGGCCGGCAAAACGGGCTACAGGCTGGTGCTCACCCCCGTACAAACCGGTAAAACAGAAAACGGCTGGGTAGCGCTTCCAAACGTGGATTCCACCAAATGGAAAAACTACCGCGTTGCAGCCCATAATGCTTTTGCCATTTTAGGCAAGATGAAAAACAAAATCGAAGACTGA
- a CDS encoding LLM class flavin-dependent oxidoreductase — protein sequence MQIGIYSFGERTIDPETGRLLSPQERMRRLMEEIELADQVGLDMFAVGEHHRPDFVVSAPAVVLGAAAVRTRHIRLSSAVVVLSSDDPVRVFEQFATVDLLSGGRAEIMVGRGSFIESFPLFGYDLRDYDALFEEKLDLLLKLREQERITWSGRFRPPLRNQGVYPRPIQQPLPVWIAVGGTPESAVRAGSLGLPMAIAIIGGLPERFHYLKELHAEAARKAGYSTVPPISINAHGVVADTSQEAFNQAFPAFKHMMDRIGRERGWPPMTREQFEFSVSLRGANFVGSPQQVIEKILYQHTIFQHQRFLMQISVGTLPHRTVLRSIELLGTVVAPAVHKALATPQPVEGEE from the coding sequence ATGCAAATCGGCATTTATTCATTTGGTGAGCGTACGATAGATCCGGAAACCGGTCGGCTTCTTTCTCCGCAGGAGCGCATGCGCAGGCTCATGGAAGAAATCGAGCTGGCCGATCAGGTGGGGCTGGATATGTTTGCCGTGGGCGAGCATCATCGGCCCGATTTCGTGGTATCGGCGCCGGCGGTGGTGCTTGGTGCGGCTGCCGTGCGCACACGCCACATCCGGCTGAGCAGCGCAGTAGTGGTATTAAGTTCCGACGATCCGGTACGGGTATTTGAACAGTTTGCCACGGTGGACTTGCTTTCTGGCGGAAGGGCGGAAATCATGGTGGGCCGGGGATCGTTTATTGAATCCTTTCCATTGTTTGGCTATGATCTGCGCGATTATGATGCCCTGTTCGAGGAAAAGCTCGATTTGTTATTGAAATTGCGTGAGCAGGAACGCATCACCTGGTCGGGACGGTTTCGTCCGCCGTTGCGTAACCAGGGCGTCTATCCCCGCCCCATTCAGCAGCCGTTGCCGGTGTGGATTGCCGTGGGGGGAACACCCGAATCGGCCGTCAGAGCGGGAAGCCTGGGCCTGCCCATGGCTATTGCCATCATCGGTGGACTGCCCGAGCGGTTTCATTATCTGAAAGAACTTCATGCAGAAGCCGCCCGCAAGGCCGGCTATTCGACGGTACCCCCTATAAGCATCAATGCGCATGGCGTGGTGGCCGATACATCACAGGAAGCCTTTAACCAGGCTTTTCCAGCATTTAAACACATGATGGATCGCATCGGCCGGGAACGAGGCTGGCCGCCCATGACACGCGAACAGTTCGAGTTTTCCGTATCCCTGCGTGGAGCCAATTTCGTAGGCAGTCCGCAACAGGTTATCGAAAAAATTCTCTACCAGCATACCATCTTCCAGCATCAACGATTTTTAATGCAGATTTCCGTGGGCACATTGCCGCATCGCACCGTACTCCGTAGTATTGAGCTATTGGGTACGGTTGTGGCCCCTGCCGTACATAAAGCCTTAGCCACGCCGCAACCCGTAGAAGGTGAGGAATAA